Within Conexibacter woesei DSM 14684, the genomic segment GACCGTGTTCGACGGTGCCGCGAAGCCGATGCCGACGTTGCCCTCGCTGGAGCTGCCGCCGCCGTTGAGGATCTGCGAGTTGACGCCGACCACCTCGCCGTGGGCGTCGAGCAGCGGGCCGCCCGAGTTGCCAGGGTTGATCGGCGCGTCGGTCTGGATCACGCCGTCGATCGAGAAGCCGTTGGGCGCCGTGATCTGCCGCTGGAGCGCGGAGACGACGCCGGTCGTGAGCGTGCGGTCGAGGCCGAACGGGTTGCCGATCGCGTACATCGGGTCGCCGACGGAGATCTTGTCGGAGTCGGCGAACTGCAGCGGCTTGAGGTCGTCGCTGCCGCTCACCTTCAGCAGTGCGATGTCGGTCGATTCGTCCTTGCCGACGATCTCGGCGTCCTGCGTCTGCCCGTCACCGATCTTCACGGTGACCTTCGACGCGCCGTTGACGACGTGCGCGTTGGTGACGATGTAGCCGTCCTTGGAGATGACGAAGCCGGAGCCGGTCGCCTGACCGGACTGACCCTGCTCGGTGACGTCGGAGGTGATGAACACGACCGAGTCTCTCGCGAGCGAGTAGACCTGCTTGGGGGTGAGTGCGTCGCCGTTTCTCTGCGCGACGCTGACGGGCTGCGGCTGTGCCGCAGCCGGCTCGAGCACCGTCTTGGTCGAGCCGCCGCCGTCGCCGGCGACGCCCACGACCGCAGCGCCGCCCGCGGCGCCGAGCACGGCCGCCGCGGCGAGGGTGACGATGGCCTTGGATGAGTTCATGACGATCAGGATGCGTCATGACCCTGAGCAGTCACTGAACAGAAAGTAAGCGGGGGCGAAAGGCTCCTAAGAGCAAGCTGAACGCCGGTGCGGCGCTCAGTCCAGCCAGCTACCGCCGAGGAACCGCTCGATCCGCTTCGTCACCTTCTTCAACGAGGCGAGTGAGGCGAGCAGGTCGCCTGGCAGCTGCAGGCTGTGGTCGTGCTCGGTCAGCTCCAGCTGCTCGATCAGCGCGCTGGACGGCACGGTGTCCGGCTGCCAGGTCGGGTCGGCGGTGCCGCCGATCAGCAGCGCGGGCCGCGTCGCGCGCGCGAGCGCGGCACGCACGCCCGCGCGGTCCAGCAGCGGCGTCAGCCAGACGGCCGGCAGCTCGCGCTCGGCCGCGAGGTCGGCGACGTCGCTCGCGAGCGACTTGCCGATGACGACCGTCGTCGGCGCCGGCTCGTGGTCGAGCGCGCGCTGCGCGCGGTCGCGGATCCACGCGAACGGGTCCTCCCCCGCCGGCGGCTCGTCGAGCACCTCCAGCACGCCGAAGCCCTTCGCGACCGCGACCTCTCGCGCGAACCAGAGCAACGGGGCGCGCGTCGGGTACCGTGCGCCCGGCAAGATCACCACGCGCCGCTCGGCCTCGGGTCGGTGGAACGCGACGGGGAAGGCAGCAGGCTCGCTCATGGCCACGGCGCAGCCTACCGCGCAACCCCTGGCCCCGATCGCGGTTGTGGTGTTCGGAATCCCCCACCCATCGAAAAGGGAGCCTGGATGAAGATCATCGGCGCCGGACTGCCGCGGACCGCGACGACAACGCAGTGGATCGCCCTCAGAATGCTCGGGCTGCCCACGTATCACATGAAGGACATGATGGCCGACCTCAGAAGAGGGGTCGACGTCTGGCGGCGCGCGTACCTCGGCCAGGAGCCGTGGGACGAGGTCTTCGACGGCTACGAGGCGACGGTCGACTGGCCGGCGGCGTACCACTGGCGCGAGCTGATGGACAAGTACCCCGAGGCGAAGATCCTGCTGTCGGTGCGCGACGGCGACGCGTGGGCGAAGTCGATGAACGACACGATCAACCAGATCTACTTCGGCGACTCGTTCATGCGCAGCATGTGCCAGGCGCGCTACCGCATCGACCCGGACTGGGCGGCGTGGATGGACCTCAACATCGACACGCTCTGGAAGGGTCCGCGCGGCGCCGCGGCCAACACGTTCGGCGAGCGCGAGCCGCTCGTCGAGGCGATGAACCGCTGGAACGACGAGGTCAAGTCGACCGTGCCGGCCGACCGCCTGATCGTCTGGCAGCCGAAGGACGGCTGGGAGCCGATCTGCGAGGGGCTCGGCGTCGCGGTCCCGGACGAGCCGCTCCCGCACGCGTTCGACACCGAGATGTTCAAGTCCTCGATCACCGGCGGCGCCGTCGCGGCCGTGTCCGAGTACTGGAAGAAGGCCCACCCCGAGGGCTGAGCGGTCAGACCGCCTGTCTGGTCCGGCGGCCCGCGGCGGAGTCGTCGATCAGCTGCGCGAGGCGGCGCGCACGCGTCTCCTCGCGCTTGGCGCTGGTGACCCACCAGATCGCCCGGCGGCGGTAGCCCGGCGGCTGGGAGCCGAAGAACTCCCACGCCGCCTCCGCTGCCTCGAACTGCGCCTGCGCCGCGGCGTCCAGCTCGCGTGGCGGGCTCTCGTTCGGGCCCTGTGCGGTGCGCTCGGGCGTGCGCGCCGCGAACGCCGCCTCGCCGGCGGGGCGCATCAGCCCCGCCGCGCGCAGCTCCTCGACGAACGCGACGTTGACCGCGCTCCAGTGGCTGCGCGGTCTGCGCGGCGTGAAGCGGATCGTGCGCCGTCTGTCGTCGACGCGGCGGCCGATCGAGTCGATCCAGCCGAAGCAGAGCGCCTCGCCGACCGCCTCTCTCCACGTCATCCCCGGCATCCCGCTGCCCTTCTTCCAGAAGCCGACGATCAGCTCGGTCTCGCTGTCGTGGTGCTCCTCCAGCCAGGCGCGCCACGCCGCCGGGGAATCGAAGTAGATCGGCTCGCTCATCCGCGCGATCCTAGCCGCGCGGGCTGCTCCACCCGGGCACGTCCAGCTCGCTCCAGGTCGGCGTCGCGAAGCGCTCGCCGTCGTAGAGGCCGGACTTCAGCAGCAGGTCCAGGCGCGGCGGCGAGGCGAAGCCGCCGAGCCAGATGCGCCCCTGCTCCTCGGTCGGGCCGCCACCGTGCTCGACGCCGCAGGGGGCCAGCAGCACGTCATGGCGGTGCAGGCGCACGAGCTGGCCTTCCAGCTCGAAGTCGGCGTGATCGCCGTCCCAGCAGACGACGCACTCGTCAGAGACCGGATGCGTGTGGCGCTGCCCCGGTCCCCCCGGGTCGATCGGCCCGAAGTTGAAGCCAGAGCTGCGCGGACCGTGGCCGGGCCACAGCACGAGCAGCATCGAGACGCCGAGGCTGTCGATCGCGGCACCGCGGAAGATGTTGAAGAGCGCGCCGCGCGTGCGGATCGTCTCGACGCCGAGGTTCCATGCGCGCACGTCCTCCTCGCCCTCGCGCAGCCGCAGCTCGACCGCCGTCGAGAGCGAGCCGGGGTTCGCCGCGCGGCGCGCGCGTTCGATCACCTCGAAGCGCATCGCGCCCGCGGCGCGATCGTAGAAGCCAGCCGGCTCGTAGAGGTGGAACGGCGGCGGCGTCAGCTGCGTCACGAGCACGAAGTCGCGCTCGCTTCCCGGCGCGTTGCGCGTCGCGTGCGCGACGCCCTGCGGCCAGAAGGCGAGGTCGCCCGCCGCCATCGCGACCCAGCGGTCGTGCAGCCAGACCTCGCCGCGCCCGTGTAGGCAGACCGCCGCCTCCTCGCCCGTCGCGTACGTGTAGCGGTCGCTCTCCTCGCCCGGCCGATGGGTGACGACATGCACGCTCTCGGTCTGGAAGCCGTTGCCGGGCCACGCGATCAGCCGCGTCGCGAGCCCGTGAAGCGGAATCTCGATGCCCTCGTTGAGGTTGCCGACGCCGCCGCGGCGGCGAATCTCGTCGTGCGTTCGGTTGCGTGGGTCGGGCATCGTCGCTTTCATCCTCCAGGGGCGGCTGCCCCCGGTCATCGGCACGGCCGCGAGCGGCTTGACAGCGTGTCGAGGAAGCGCCCGCACGATCGCAAGAAACCGTTTGACTGGTAACCGTCGCCCCGTTTGTCGGGATGCCGGGCCAGGCTGCTAGCGCGCGATGCCGCGGACGTGCGCCATCACGCCGTCCGCCAGCTCGTCCTCGGGGCCCCACAGCCACAGCCGCTCGCGACCGCGGCCGAAACGCCAGCCGGCGTCGTCGTCGATCGTCAGCTGCAGCAGCAGGCGCCAGCGCTGCGCGACGCCGTCGAGCCCTCTGGCGTCCGGGTGCGCCGACGGCGCGCCATAGCCGACGTCGATGCCCCGCGCCGCCAGCTCGCACGCGAGCTGCATGTCGCCGCGCGTCTCCTCCGGATAGCCGAGCAGACGATGGCTCGCGTGCAGCTCGGCGCCGTCGTCCCACAAAGTGACGCCCTGCAGCTCTGCCAGCTCACGACGCACCTGCTCCCACGCCCCCTGCTCGGCGTCGTCGAGCCCGAGCGCCTGCACGGGCGCGGTCCAGACGCGCGGGATCGTCAGCTCCGAGGTGATCTCCACCGCACGGGCCGCCTCCGGGCGCCCGGCGCCGATCGGGTCGGGCGTGACGGGCGGGATCCGCTCCTCCTCGACGTACAGCACGCGGCTGCTCTCGCGGTCCATCGGGCTCGACCCCGACGGCGTCTGCTCCAGCGCCGAGAAGATCAGCAGCAGGCCGTCGGGCGGGAGCGCCTCGTCGATCCCCGCCGCGGCCGCTTCGGCGAGGTCGATCTGGCCGACGAACGTCAGCGGCGCGGCGTCCCAGTTCGGCCACACCGCGCTCATCGGCAGGTCGGGCGCGCCGCCGAGGCGCGAGCGGCCGGCGACCTCGGCAGGATCGGCCGGGACCAGCCGCACCGCCCGGCGCGAGAGCGCGCAGACGGCCTCGACGTGGCGGATCAGACCGGCGTCGGCGGCGAGCCGCATCAGGTCCTCGCTCGCGACCGGTGTCGCGACGGAGCGGCCGGGCTGCGGCCTGCGCATCACGTCGTCGCGCGCCGCCTGCTCCGCGTCGGCTTCGGGGACGTCCGCGAGGTCGGGAACGGGGTCCGGCGCGGGGTCGTCGGGCATCGCGTCACGCGCGGCCTTCGCCGCGCGCTCGAACGGGATCACGACGGCGTCGACCTGTCTCGCCCCGTGC encodes:
- a CDS encoding S1C family serine protease, giving the protein MNSSKAIVTLAAAAVLGAAGGAAVVGVAGDGGGSTKTVLEPAAAQPQPVSVAQRNGDALTPKQVYSLARDSVVFITSDVTEQGQSGQATGSGFVISKDGYIVTNAHVVNGASKVTVKIGDGQTQDAEIVGKDESTDIALLKVSGSDDLKPLQFADSDKISVGDPMYAIGNPFGLDRTLTTGVVSALQRQITAPNGFSIDGVIQTDAPINPGNSGGPLLDAHGEVVGVNSQILNGGGSSSEGNVGIGFAAPSNTVKNVVEQLRQNGSVEHAYLGVQMGDAASGGGAQVGAVTPDGPAAAGGVQQGDVITSFDGKTVTDAASLSSMVNAKQVGDKVELEVRRGDGEQTLSVTLAAQPASASSAQQQSQVDPQQQVDPNQQVDPQQQVDPQQQVDPNQQVDPQQQVDPNGGQQQIDPRDLLEQLMP
- a CDS encoding sulfotransferase family protein, which codes for MKIIGAGLPRTATTTQWIALRMLGLPTYHMKDMMADLRRGVDVWRRAYLGQEPWDEVFDGYEATVDWPAAYHWRELMDKYPEAKILLSVRDGDAWAKSMNDTINQIYFGDSFMRSMCQARYRIDPDWAAWMDLNIDTLWKGPRGAAANTFGEREPLVEAMNRWNDEVKSTVPADRLIVWQPKDGWEPICEGLGVAVPDEPLPHAFDTEMFKSSITGGAVAAVSEYWKKAHPEG
- a CDS encoding cupin domain-containing protein, translated to MPDPRNRTHDEIRRRGGVGNLNEGIEIPLHGLATRLIAWPGNGFQTESVHVVTHRPGEESDRYTYATGEEAAVCLHGRGEVWLHDRWVAMAAGDLAFWPQGVAHATRNAPGSERDFVLVTQLTPPPFHLYEPAGFYDRAAGAMRFEVIERARRAANPGSLSTAVELRLREGEEDVRAWNLGVETIRTRGALFNIFRGAAIDSLGVSMLLVLWPGHGPRSSGFNFGPIDPGGPGQRHTHPVSDECVVCWDGDHADFELEGQLVRLHRHDVLLAPCGVEHGGGPTEEQGRIWLGGFASPPRLDLLLKSGLYDGERFATPTWSELDVPGWSSPRG
- a CDS encoding alpha/beta hydrolase translates to MSEPAAFPVAFHRPEAERRVVILPGARYPTRAPLLWFAREVAVAKGFGVLEVLDEPPAGEDPFAWIRDRAQRALDHEPAPTTVVIGKSLASDVADLAAERELPAVWLTPLLDRAGVRAALARATRPALLIGGTADPTWQPDTVPSSALIEQLELTEHDHSLQLPGDLLASLASLKKVTKRIERFLGGSWLD
- a CDS encoding YdeI/OmpD-associated family protein, with protein sequence MSEPIYFDSPAAWRAWLEEHHDSETELIVGFWKKGSGMPGMTWREAVGEALCFGWIDSIGRRVDDRRRTIRFTPRRPRSHWSAVNVAFVEELRAAGLMRPAGEAAFAARTPERTAQGPNESPPRELDAAAQAQFEAAEAAWEFFGSQPPGYRRRAIWWVTSAKREETRARRLAQLIDDSAAGRRTRQAV
- a CDS encoding DUF1963 domain-containing protein, whose translation is MDRRGFFKSMLGKGLSHGARQVDAVVIPFERAAKAARDAMPDDPAPDPVPDLADVPEADAEQAARDDVMRRPQPGRSVATPVASEDLMRLAADAGLIRHVEAVCALSRRAVRLVPADPAEVAGRSRLGGAPDLPMSAVWPNWDAAPLTFVGQIDLAEAAAAGIDEALPPDGLLLIFSALEQTPSGSSPMDRESSRVLYVEEERIPPVTPDPIGAGRPEAARAVEITSELTIPRVWTAPVQALGLDDAEQGAWEQVRRELAELQGVTLWDDGAELHASHRLLGYPEETRGDMQLACELAARGIDVGYGAPSAHPDARGLDGVAQRWRLLLQLTIDDDAGWRFGRGRERLWLWGPEDELADGVMAHVRGIAR